TGACCTTCGGGCTCGCCGTCGGCGGGACCGTCGTCGCGGCCGGGCTCGCGGCGAGCTGGGCGATGGCCGAGCACGCCTCGACCGGGCTGCAGCCGGGCATCGCGATGCCGGTCGACGTGCTGCACCTGCTGGCGGTCGCCGCCTGGCTGGGCGGACTCGTCGCGCTCCTCGTCGCGCTGTACCGGGCGCCCGCCGAAAAGCCCGTCGAGGCCGCCGCCGTCCGCCGCTTCTCCCAGGTCGCCTTCGGCAGCGTCCTCACCCTGGTCGCCACCGGCATCTACCAGTCCTGGCGCCAGCTCGGCTCCTGGTCCGCCTTCACCGACACCGGGTACGGCCAACTGCTGCTCGTCAAGATCGGCCTGGTCGCCCTGCTCGTCGGCATCGCCTGGATCTCACGGCGCTGGACGGGCCGCCTGGGGGCCGACACGGCCGAGGTGACGTCCCTGGGCGAGGCGGGCGAGGCGGGCGAGGCGGGCGAGGGCACCGAAGCGACCACAGACTCCGCGGTCCACGCGGACTCCGAAGTCGACACGGGGTCCGAGGTCCACGCGGACTCCGAGGTCCACGCGGACTCCGAGGTCAAGACAGGCGTCGGCGCGCAGACGGGAGCGGCGAAGGGGGCCTCTGGCGAAGCGTCGTCGGCCGGTTCCGGCACTCCCGCTGCCTCCGCAAGCACCTCTGAAAGCGACTCCGCCCCCGGCAACCCCCAGCGGGCAGCGCAACTCGCCCGGCAGCGGACCGCTGTCGACGCCACGCGGCAGAAGCGGCTGCGCAACGCCGACCCGAACCGCTTCGGGCTGCGCCGTTCGGTGCTCGCCGAGGCAGGCGTCGCCGTCGTGCTGCTCGCCGTCACCACCGCACTGACGTCGACCGAACCCGGCCGTACGGAGCAGGAGGCCGCCAAGGCCACCTCCTCGGCCTCGTCGGCGGCCGCGTCCTCCTCGGACAGCGCCTCCGGGGCCCTGACGCTGGACATGTCCTTCGACACCGGCGGCACCGACGGCAAGGGCGTCGTCAGCGTCGACCTCGACCCCGCGCGGACCGGCGCCAACGAGATGCACGTCTACGTCACCCGGCCCAACGGCCGCGCCTTCGACGTCCCCGAAGTGAAGGTCGCCTTCACCCTCGAGGCCAAGGACATCGGGCCGCTGCCCGTCGTACCCGACCACATCACCACCGGCCACTGGTCGGCGAACGGAGTGCAGATCCCCATGGCCGGCGAATGGAAGATCGCCGTGACCGTGCGGACCTCCGACATCGACCAGGTCACCGTCTCCAAGAACGCGCAGATCGGCTGAACCGCACCATGCCCGACCAGTCCCCTCCGCAGGCCCGCACCCCCGAGGTCCCGCCTGAGGCAACGCCCCAGGTCACGACTGAGGCCAGGCCCGAGGCCGCCCCCGAGCAGAACCCCCCGCTCGAGAGCCTGTCCCGGCGCAAGCTGCTCGGCACCGCCGGCGCCACCGGGCTCGTCCTCGGGGCGGCCGGCGGAGCGGTGGGCTATGCGGCCGCGCCCTCGCAGGCGACGCCCCTGTCCTCGATCGGGGCCGAGCAGGTGATGTTCCACGTGAAACATCAGCCCGGCATCACCCAGGGCCTCCAGGCACGCGGTCACCTCGTCGCCTTCGACCTCGCGGCCGGCGCGGGCCGCAAGGAAGCCGCCGCGCTGCTGCGCCGCTGGTCGGAGACGGCACGGCGACTGATGGCGGGCGAGGCCGCGAAGGACGACGACACGGACGTGGCCCGGGACGCCGGTCCTTCCTCGCTGACGATCACGTTCGGCTTCGGCAACAGCTTCTTCGCCCGCACCGGCCTGGAGAAGCAGCGGCCGGTCGCGCTGGACCCGCTGCCGGACTTCTCCTCCGACCACCTCGACAAGGCCCGCAGCAACGGCGACCTCTGGGTGCAGATCGGCGCGAACGACGCCCTGGTCGCCTTCCACGCCCTGCGCGCGATCCAGAAGGACGCGGGCAGCGCGGCGAAGGTCCGCTGGCAGATGAACGGCTTCAACCGCACGCCGGGCGCCACCGCCCACCCCATGACGGCCCGCAACCTCATGGGCCAGCTGGACGGCACCCGCAATCCCAAGCAGGCCGACTCCGACTTCGACCAGCGCATCTTCGTCCCGGCGGCCGGCACGAAGGACCCGGCGTGGATGGCGAACGGCTCCTACGCCGTCGTACGCCGTATCCGCATGCTTCTCGACGACTGGGAGAAGCTGTCGCTCAAGGCCCAGGAGCAGGTCGTCGGACGCCGCAAGGCGGACGGGGCGCCGCTGTCCGGGGGCACGGAGACGACCGCGATGGACCTGGAGAAGACGGACGCGAACGGCGATCTGGTCGTCCCCCTCAACGCGCACGCCCGCATCACCCGCCCCGACCAGAACGGCGGCGCGGCGATGCTGCGGCGGCCCTTCTCCTACCACGACGGCATCGACGCGGAGGGGGTGCCGGACGCGGGCCTGCTGTTCGTCTGCTGGCAGGCGGACCCGCTGCGCGGCTTCGTCACCGTGCAGCGCAAGCTGGACCGCGGCGACGCCCTGTCGACGTATATCCGCCATGAGTCGAGCGGACTGTTCGCGGTGCCGGGCGGTGCGGCGGAGGGGGAGTACGTGGGGCAGCGCCTGCTGGAGGCATGACGGGAGAACGTGACCGGGGGCGTGGGTGGGCGTGTGGTCGGGGGCGTGGGTGAGCCCGTGGTCGGGCGCGTGGTCGGGGGTGTGGCCGGGGGTGTGGCCGGGGGTGTGGCCGAAGGCGGGGAGGCACGCGGATTTGGTTACGCGGATTCCGTCCGGTTCATTCCTGTGGGGGGCGGTCGTGAGATGCGGACGCCTGGGTTCGCAAGGGCCATTAGGGTGAGCTCATGCCAGCGAGCTATGCGTATCTCGGCCCCGAGGGCACCTTCACGGAGGTCGCCCTGCGCACACTTCCGGAGGCGGCCACCCGGCAGCTGATCCCGTACGTGTCCGTGCAGTCGGCGCTGGACGCGGTGCGCACCGGCGAGGCCGAGGCCGCCTTCGTGCCGATCGAGAACTCCGTCGAGGGCGGGATCACCACCACCCTCGACGAGCTGGTCGCGGGCACGCCGTTGATGATCTACCGCGAGGTGCTGCTGTCGATCACCTTCGCGCTGCTGGTGCGGCCCGGCACCGCGCTGGCGGACATCAAGACGGTCTCCGCGCATCCGGCCGCCCAGCCCCAGGTGCGCAACTGGCTGAAGAAGAACCTCCCGGAGGCCCTCTGGGAGTCTGCCGCCTCGAACGCGGACGCGGCGCGGCTGGTCCAGGAGGGCCGCTACGACGCCGCCTTCGCGGGCGAGTTCGCCGCCGCCCGGTACGGGCTGACGGCCCTGGAGACCGGGATCCACGACGCGCAGAACGCCCAGACGCGGTTCGTGCTCGTGGGCCGGCCCGCGCGGCCCGCCGCGCCGACCGGCGCGGACAAGACGTCCGTGGTGCTCTGGCAGCGCGACGACCATCCGGGTGGGCTGCGCGATCTGCTGGGCGAGTTCGCCACCCGGGGCGTCAACCTCATGCTGCTGCAGTCCCGGCCGACCGGCGCCGGCATCGGCAACTACTGCTTCTGCGTCGACGCCGAGGGCCACATCACCGATCGCCGGATGGCGGAGGCCCTCATGGGGCTGAAGCGGATCTGCCGCGAGGTGCGCTTCCTCGGCTCGTACCCGCGTGCGGAGGTGAGCGTGGCGGACGTGTCGGCTCCGCTGCCCGGGACCTCGGACGGGGAGTTCGTGGCGGCGGCGGATTGGGTGGCGCGCTGCCAGGACGGCCGGTTCTAGACCGCTCAGCGGTCGGGCTTCGGTCGGGTCGTCGCCCGGGCGTCGACCCGGGCGTCGACCCGACGTCGACCCGACGTCGACCGGGTTACGGCCTCGTTGCGGCCGGTCCTACCTGCATATCTTCGTTATCCACAGAAGTTATCCACAGGGCGCCTTCTCGACCTGGGGACAAGTCGACAACGAAGTGCCACTCGGTCGATAAATCGCTCCACGGCCTGCCCCGCCGTTCCCCGCCACGTCGATCACCCTTCGTCCACCTGTTTCCTTCGATCAATCCTTTGGAGCGACCCATTTCCACCCGAAAGTGGGTGCGAGGGGCGTTTGGGCAAGGAATTCACCACCCTCCAGGCCGGGATCGGAATGATCAATTCCCGTGTCCACAGATCTTTCGCACACCCTGTGGATAACTTTCCCGGGGGTGTGGACGCCTGTGGACAACGACGCCTCAAGTCCCGTTCACCCCAAGGGATTCGAGTCAATGCGACGCCCGCCGTATGCTCCGTCCCAGGGAGTGAGACACTTTTTATTGACACGCTAGGCAATTACCCCATAGCTGAACGTAAGCCACTATTCGGAACGGGAGGGGACCCGTTCGGAATAGGGAGTCGTGAGCCGCAACCGGGCACCGGTAGCCTTGACCACGTGATTGACCTTCGCCTGCTCCGTGAGGACCCCGACCGTGTGCGCGCCTCCCAGCGCGCCCGTGGAGAGGACGTCGCGCTCGTCGACGCTCTCCTGTCTGCCGACGAGCGGCGCAGGTCGTCCGGCGTCCGCTTCGACGAGCTGCGCGCCGAACAGAAGGCGCTCGGCAAGCTCATCCCCAAGGCCTCGCCGGACGAGAAGGCCGAGCTGCTGAAGCAGGCCGGCCAGCTCGCCGCCGACGTCAAGACGGCCGACGCCGAGCGCGACGCCGCCGACACCGAGACCCATGAGCTGCTCCAGCGCCTCGGCAACCTCGTGCACCCGGACGTGCCCGTGGGCGGCGAGGAGGACTTCGTCACCCTGGAGACGCACGGCGAGATCCGCGACTTCGGCGCCGAGGGCTTCGAGCCCAAGGACCACCTGGAGCTCGGCCAGATCCTCGGCGCGATCGACGTCGAGCGCGGCGCGAAGGTCTCCGGCTCCCGCTTCTACTTCCTCACCGGCGTCGGCGCCCTGCTGGAGCTGGCCCTGGTCAACGCGGCGATCGCTCAGGCCACGGCCGCCGGCTTCACGCCGATGCTGACCCCGGCGCTGGTCCGCCCCCAGTCGATGGCGGGCACCGGCTTCCTCGGCCAGGCGGCCCAGGACGTCTACCACCTCGACAAGGACGACCTCTACCTCGTCGGCACCTCCGAGGTCCCCCTCGCCGCGTACCACATGGACGAGATCATCGACGCGGACCGCCTGCCGCTGCGCTATGCGGGCTTCTCCCCGTGCTTCCGCCGCGAGGCCGGCTCGCACGGCAAGGACACCAAGGGCATCTTCCGCGTCCACCAGTTCGACAAGGTCGAGATGTTCTCCTACGTCTCCCCCGAGGACTCGCAGGCCGAGCACCAGCGCCTGCTGGCCTGGGAGAAGCAGTGGCTGACCGCGCTGGAGCTGCCGTTCCGCGTCATCGACGTCGCCTCCGGCGACCTGGGCTCCTCGGCCGCCCGTAAGTACGACTGCGAGGCGTGGATCCCGACCCAGGGCAAGTACCGCGAGCTGACCTCGACCTCGGACTGCACCGAGTTCCAGTCCCGTCGGCTGTCGATCCGGATGCGCGAGGGCAAGCAGGTCCGCCCGCTGGCCACGCTCAACGGCACCCTGTGCGCCGTCCCCCGCACGATCGTCGCGATCCTGGAGAACCACCAGCAGGCCGACGGCTCCGTGTACGTACCCGAGGTGCTGCGCCCGTACCTCGGCGGCCGGGAGGTCCTGGAGCCGGTGGCCAAGTGAGCAACGGCTTCCCCTACCGCCTCATCGCCACCGACCTCGATGGAACGCTCCTGCGCTCCGACGGGTCGGTCACCCGGCGCACCCGTGACGCCCTCGCCGCGGCCACCGCGGCGGGCGCCGCGCACATCGTCGTGACCGGCCGCTCCGCCCCCTGGACCAAGCCCATCCTCGACGACCTCGGCTACCAGGGCCTGGCCGTCTGCGGCCAGGGCGCCCAGGTGTACGACGCCGGCACGCACCGCCTGCTGACGTCGGTGACCCTGGACCGGCAGCTGGCCGGGGTGGCGCTGGCGAAGATCGAGGCGGAGGTCGGCCCGCTGTACCTGGCGGCGAGCCGCGACGGCCTGGACGGGGACGTGCTGGTCGGTCCCGGCTACGCGGTCACCGGCACGCTTCCGGCGATGCCGTTCACGGACGCGTCGGACCTGTGGACGGCTCCGCTGAACAAGATCTACATACAGCATCCGACGCTGAGCGACGACGCGCTGGCCGAGGCGGCCCGCGAGGCCGCGGGCGGCTTCGTCACGGTCGCGATGGCCGGCGAGGGCATCGTGGAGCTGCTGCCCCTGGGCCTATCCAAGGCCACGGGGCTGTCGCTCGCCGCCCGCCGCCTGGGCCTGAAGGCCGCCGACACGATCGCCTTCGGCGACATGCCCAACGACCTCGCGATGTTCGCCTGGGCGGCGCGGAGCGTGGCCATGGCCAACGCCCACGAGGAACTGAAGGCCGTGGCGGACGAGGTGACGACGTCCAACGAGGACGACGGCGTCGCGGTGGTACTGGAGCGGTTGCTGGGCTGAGCCGCCCAGATCTTCTCTGGCGCGCTCAGTTCTGGTTCCAGTTCTGGTTCTACTTCCAGTTCTGGTTCTAGTTCTAGTTCTCGTCTGTCGCTTGGTCGGTTCTTCGGCGGAGGATGCACGGATCGAACGTGCGCGGGCTTTTCAACCCGACCAAGGCTTAGCAAGCCAGTGCCTTACCACTCGGCCAATCCTCCGGGTGGGCGGCCCACGCGAGAGCGACGTCGCGTGCTCGAAGCGGCCGCCCCGGGCAGCTCCCCTGTGCGGGGCGGGGTCGACGGAGTCGTAACTACTCCGGAACCCGCCGCTGGCTGCCCTGAAGGGAGCTCGACGGACTGCCGTGCATGGACATCGTCGGGCTCCTCTCCCAGTACGGGGCGCCGGATCCCTTCCGGCGCTGCGGGTACAACCACTGTGCCTGGGGGACGAGTTGGACGCCACCGAATAAAACGGCCGTGCGAGCACCAGCGCGCCCACGGCAGCTACCGGCGGCGCCACCTGCGGCGACGCGCCTTGCTGAAGAACCAGCCGGCGGGCGGCTCGTCGGAGCGCCACGGCTGCGGCTCGGGCTCCTCCGCGCGCCAGCGGGCGGCCAACATCCGGGCCCGGGCGGACGGCTCGGAGGTCTCGGCGTCCCGTATGAAGTCCTCGTCCAGGACGAGGTCGTCCCAGACCTCGCCCTCGGACCGCCCGCGACTGCCGCTCACCGCATTGTCGTCCGCCATCCCCGTCCTCCCAGCCATGTCCGCTTCGCCCAGTGTGCCGGGGCGGAGGTGAAGCCCCCGTCAAGAACGATCCGTCTCGAACAACCCGTCAGGAACGGCTCTCCGAGAGCGCCCCGGAAGGGCCGTTCACTCCTCGCCGGCCAGCTTCAGCGCCCGCAGCTTCTGCCCCGCGTACCAGGTGGCCAGCACGGTCACCGCGACCAGCAGCACCGTCGCCGTGGTCAGTCCGACGTCCGAGGTGACGAGGTCCCCGCCGGCCACCTTGTGGGCGACGGCCAGCGACCACTGCTGGACGCTGAGAGTGCGCGCGCCCGGCACCAGGGAGCCGAACAGCGCCTCCCAGACCAGGGCGTAGACGAGGCCGAAGACCACCGCGTGCCGGGACACCGTGCCCAGCAGCAGGAAGAGCGCGGCGTAGGCGATGGAGGCGACCAGTGCGGCCACCGTGTAGGCGACGGCGATCTGCTGGCCGTTGCCGTTGAGGATGTAGCCGGCGATCAGGGTGGGCAGTGCGGAGAACACCATCGTCACCGCGATCGCCACGATCAGCTTCGTGAAGATGATCGTCGGGCGCTTGAGGGGCTTGGACAGCAGATAGACGACGGAGCCGTCGTCTATCTCCGGTCCGATCGCGCCCGTGCCCGCGATGACGCCGATGATCGGCACCATCGTGGCGAGTGCGAGCCCGCCGAGCAGGTCGGACGCCGTCTGGTCGTCGGCGCCGGCGAGGCCGCGCACGACCACCGAGATCGCGATCAGCAGCAGGGGCAGGGCGCCCAGGATGAGGGCCCGCCGACGGCCGAGCAGGGCCCGGTAGGTGAGTCGGGCGACTGTGGGGTCGTACATCTTTGGGCCTCCTACGCCGCGACCAGGTACGAGAACACGGACTCGAGGGACTCGTCGGACGGCGAGACCGTCAGCAGCCGGATGCCGTGGTCCCTGGCGACCCTCGGCAGCAGAGCCGTGAAACGGCCGAAGTCGACGGCCTGGACGCGCAACGCGCCCTCGGCGAGGTCCACTTCGATGCCGGCCGTCGAAGGGTCGGCGATCAGCGCGGCCGCGAGGGTGCGGTCGTCGCTGGAGCGCACCAGATAGCGGTGCGGGCGGTCGGTCATCAGGCGGCGGATCTTGCGGAAGTCGCCGCTGGCCGCGTGCCGTCCGGCGACGACGACCTCGATGTGCCAGGCGAGCTGCTCGACCTCTTCGAGGATGTGGGACGAGAACAGCACGGTGCGGCCCTCGTCGCCCATGCGGCGCAGCAGGTCCATGAGCTGCATGCGCTGGCGCGGGTCCATGCCGTTGAAGGGTTCGTCGAGCAGGAGAAGCGAGGGGTCGTGGACGAGGGCGCTGGCCATCTTCACGCGCTGGCGCATGCCCTTGGAGTAGGTGGAGATCTTCCGGTCCTGCGCGTACTCCATCTCGACCGTGGCCAGGGCCTTCTGGGCGGCCTTGGTGCCCAGGCCGTGCAACTCGGCGTTGGCGACGACGAATTCGCGGCCGGTGAGGAAGTCGTACATCGCCTCGCGCTCGGGGACGATGCCGATGTGCCGGTAGATCTGCTCGTTGCGCCACACCTGCTGTCCGTCGAGGGTGACGGTGCCGGTGGAGGGGGCCAGGAAGCCGCCCATCATGTTGATCAGGGTGGACTTTCCGGCGCCGTTGGGGCCGAGCAGGCCGGTGACGCCGGGGCCGACGGTCATGGTGATGTCGTTGACGGCGACCACGTTGCCGAACCAGCGGGAGACGTGGTCGATGCTGAGCGTGGTCACAGGCCCACCTTCCGGTAGCGGCGGATCAGGAGGCCGTAGGCGGCGGCGATGAGGCCGAGGACGACGAGGACGTACGCCGCGCCCTCCCCGTTGGACGGGCCGATTCCGCCGGGGAAGGCGGAGGAGGCGCCCAGGAACGCGGACTGCACGCCGTCGATGAGCGTGACCGGCGAGAACAGGCCGATCCACGGGATGGCGCCGGTGCTGTTCTGCGCCTCGGCGATGGCCTGGAGGGTGGAGACCGCGCCGTAGGAGATGGTCAGCACGGCGATGACGGCGGCGATGCCGAAGCCGCGGCGTGGGGTGACCGAGGCGATGACCAGGCCGAGGCCGGCGAAGAGGAGCGAGAGCAGGGCCACGGAGACGAGTCCTTGAGCGAATCCCTTGGTCTGGTCGGCGAAGTCGAGCTTGGCCAGCAGCGCGCCCACGTACAGCACCAGCAGCGGGGCCGCGGTGAGGACGAACAGGGCGGAGGCCAGCGCCGCGAACTTCGCGCGTACGTAGTCCGCGGTCTCGATGGGCCGCGAGAAGTACAGCGGCACGGTCTTGAAGCGCAGGTCGCGCGAGACGGACTGGGGCGCCTGCGAGGCGACGTACAGGCTGATGACGGCCTGCATGACGATCGCGTAGCGCGTGTAGTCGACGGGCAGTTCCTTGGCCTTCGTGGCGACGGCGACGGCGACCATGATGGCCGCGGGCACGCACATCACCACGAACAGCAGCATCGGCAGCACCTTGGACTTCACCGAGCGGCCGAGGCCGTAGGAGCCGCGCAGGGACTGCGAGTAGAGGGACCGGCGGGCGTAGGCGCGGCCCAGGCGGGGGCCGTCGTAGCTGCGGTAGCCGATGTTGTGGATGCGGGTCTGGTCGCCCGAGGGGGCGGTGACCGGGTGCTCAACTGCCATGGCCGACGGCCTCCTTCCGCTGCTCGTCGCTGTCGTGGAAGACCTCGGAGATGTGGTGTCTGCGCTGTTCCATGCGCACCAGGCCGATGCCGAGGTCGGCGACCACGTCCCGGACGACGTCGTATGTCTCCTCGCCCTGTGCGGTCAGCAGCAGGACGTGGCCTGCGCCGGGCAGGGCGCTGTCGGCGTCGAGGACGTCGACCCCGCGCGCGTGGAGCGCCTCGCGCACCGCGCGGGTGCCGTCGGGGCAGGCGTCGGTGTCGGTGACCTCGATCGCCAGGGTGGTCGTGGTCTGGGTGAAGTCGGTGGTGGAGCTGGAGCGCAGGAGCTTGCCGCCGTCGACGACCACCACGTGGTCGCAGGTGCGCTCCAGTTCGCCCAGCAGGTGCGAGGTGACCAGGACGGAGATGCCGAAGTCGGTGTGGATGCGGCGGATCAGGCCGAGCATCTCGTCGCGGCCGACCGGGTCGAGGCCGTTGGTCGGCTCGTCCAGGAAGACCAGCTGCGGGTCGTGCACCAGGGCCTGGGCAAGCTTCACGCGCTGTTTCATGCCCGTCGAGTAGCCGCCGATCGGGCGGTAGCGCTCCTCGTACAGGCCGACGTGGCGCAGCGTGTCGGCGGTGCGTTCGCGGGCGGCGGTGGGCGGCAGGCCGGACATGCGGGCCATGTGCACGACGAACTCGGTGGCCGAGACGTCGGGCGGCAGGCAGTCGTGCTCCGGCATGTAGCCGACCCGCTCGCGGATGGCGGCGCCCTTGCTCGCGACGTCGAGGCCGAGCACTTCGGCGCGGCCCTCCGTGGCGGGCGACAGACCCAGCAGGATCTTGATCAGTGTGGACTTGCCGGCTCCGTTGGCTCCGACGAGTCCGGTCACACCGGGCCCGACGTCCACGGAGAGCCGGTCAAGAGCGGTCACCCGGGGGAACCGCTTGCTCAGGCTTTCGGTCGCGATCACAGTCACAGCTTCGAATTTAGTGACGCACGCCACGGAATTCGTCAGACCTCAGAGCCGTCTTCGCCTCAGACCTCAGATGTACGGGCCCGTAGGGGATCCCGTGCCTGAGAGCTACGGGCGGGCTCTACCCCAGGTCGCATCCCGGGGCGCGGGCCGGTCGTCGGCCAGGTCGCGGGCCGGGTCGCGGGCCGGGTCCCGCTCCGCCCTATTGACGCTTTCTCTAACAAGTGCCAGATTCGGGCGGGGTCAGGTTACGGACACGTACCGCAGTCGGCGCGGACCGGTGGGACGAGGTGGCATGACGACGGCAGTGACACGCGAACTCTCCGCTGAACTGCGGGGATTCAGGCGGGTGCAGCGCCTCGCCTATGAGTGCGCCGAGGCGGTGGCGGCCCGTCTGGAGCCGGGGGTGACGGAGCGCGAGGCGGCGCGGATGCTGCGGGAGTGGCTGCGCGAGCGGGGCGTGCGCGACTGGTTCCATCTGCCGTTCGCCTGGTTCGGGGACCGCACGGCGTTCACGGACTTCCGCGTTCCGCTGCAGTTCTTCCCGACCGGCCGCCGGCTCGAACCGGGGATGCCGTACATCCTGGACCTGGCCCCGGTGTTCGAGGGGTACACGGCGGACATCGGCTACTCGGGCGCGCTCGGCGCCCACCCGGTCCAGGAGAAGCTGGCGGCCGATCTGGAGGCGCATCGGGAG
This window of the Streptomyces sp. NBC_01275 genome carries:
- the efeB gene encoding iron uptake transporter deferrochelatase/peroxidase subunit; the protein is MPDQSPPQARTPEVPPEATPQVTTEARPEAAPEQNPPLESLSRRKLLGTAGATGLVLGAAGGAVGYAAAPSQATPLSSIGAEQVMFHVKHQPGITQGLQARGHLVAFDLAAGAGRKEAAALLRRWSETARRLMAGEAAKDDDTDVARDAGPSSLTITFGFGNSFFARTGLEKQRPVALDPLPDFSSDHLDKARSNGDLWVQIGANDALVAFHALRAIQKDAGSAAKVRWQMNGFNRTPGATAHPMTARNLMGQLDGTRNPKQADSDFDQRIFVPAAGTKDPAWMANGSYAVVRRIRMLLDDWEKLSLKAQEQVVGRRKADGAPLSGGTETTAMDLEKTDANGDLVVPLNAHARITRPDQNGGAAMLRRPFSYHDGIDAEGVPDAGLLFVCWQADPLRGFVTVQRKLDRGDALSTYIRHESSGLFAVPGGAAEGEYVGQRLLEA
- the serS gene encoding serine--tRNA ligase encodes the protein MIDLRLLREDPDRVRASQRARGEDVALVDALLSADERRRSSGVRFDELRAEQKALGKLIPKASPDEKAELLKQAGQLAADVKTADAERDAADTETHELLQRLGNLVHPDVPVGGEEDFVTLETHGEIRDFGAEGFEPKDHLELGQILGAIDVERGAKVSGSRFYFLTGVGALLELALVNAAIAQATAAGFTPMLTPALVRPQSMAGTGFLGQAAQDVYHLDKDDLYLVGTSEVPLAAYHMDEIIDADRLPLRYAGFSPCFRREAGSHGKDTKGIFRVHQFDKVEMFSYVSPEDSQAEHQRLLAWEKQWLTALELPFRVIDVASGDLGSSAARKYDCEAWIPTQGKYRELTSTSDCTEFQSRRLSIRMREGKQVRPLATLNGTLCAVPRTIVAILENHQQADGSVYVPEVLRPYLGGREVLEPVAK
- the pheA gene encoding prephenate dehydratase, which gives rise to MPASYAYLGPEGTFTEVALRTLPEAATRQLIPYVSVQSALDAVRTGEAEAAFVPIENSVEGGITTTLDELVAGTPLMIYREVLLSITFALLVRPGTALADIKTVSAHPAAQPQVRNWLKKNLPEALWESAASNADAARLVQEGRYDAAFAGEFAAARYGLTALETGIHDAQNAQTRFVLVGRPARPAAPTGADKTSVVLWQRDDHPGGLRDLLGEFATRGVNLMLLQSRPTGAGIGNYCFCVDAEGHITDRRMAEALMGLKRICREVRFLGSYPRAEVSVADVSAPLPGTSDGEFVAAADWVARCQDGRF
- a CDS encoding ABC transporter permease subunit, whose amino-acid sequence is MYDPTVARLTYRALLGRRRALILGALPLLLIAISVVVRGLAGADDQTASDLLGGLALATMVPIIGVIAGTGAIGPEIDDGSVVYLLSKPLKRPTIIFTKLIVAIAVTMVFSALPTLIAGYILNGNGQQIAVAYTVAALVASIAYAALFLLLGTVSRHAVVFGLVYALVWEALFGSLVPGARTLSVQQWSLAVAHKVAGGDLVTSDVGLTTATVLLVAVTVLATWYAGQKLRALKLAGEE
- a CDS encoding ABC transporter ATP-binding protein, with the translated sequence MTTLSIDHVSRWFGNVVAVNDITMTVGPGVTGLLGPNGAGKSTLINMMGGFLAPSTGTVTLDGQQVWRNEQIYRHIGIVPEREAMYDFLTGREFVVANAELHGLGTKAAQKALATVEMEYAQDRKISTYSKGMRQRVKMASALVHDPSLLLLDEPFNGMDPRQRMQLMDLLRRMGDEGRTVLFSSHILEEVEQLAWHIEVVVAGRHAASGDFRKIRRLMTDRPHRYLVRSSDDRTLAAALIADPSTAGIEVDLAEGALRVQAVDFGRFTALLPRVARDHGIRLLTVSPSDESLESVFSYLVAA
- a CDS encoding copper resistance CopC/CopD family protein; protein product: MTRTTAPRVRILLLLFLAVAGVLLAGAGPASAHAALTGSDPAQGVVVDKAPTQVTLTFSEQVSTNDDSLRVLDPKGARADTGKPSALSGTTYAVQLHSGLPDGTYTVTYQVVSADSHPVAGAYTFSIGSPSKTSVSASGPVAGGGVVGGLYGFGRYLSYAGFIVMVGGAAFVLACWQRGTGVRALQRLVVSGWLTITAATLFLLLLRGSYVSSGKLGDVFDLNLLGEVLQTKTGAALVSRLLLLAAAALFIAVLFGAYDKREDRDDAEKRDLTFGLAVGGTVVAAGLAASWAMAEHASTGLQPGIAMPVDVLHLLAVAAWLGGLVALLVALYRAPAEKPVEAAAVRRFSQVAFGSVLTLVATGIYQSWRQLGSWSAFTDTGYGQLLLVKIGLVALLVGIAWISRRWTGRLGADTAEVTSLGEAGEAGEAGEGTEATTDSAVHADSEVDTGSEVHADSEVHADSEVKTGVGAQTGAAKGASGEASSAGSGTPAASASTSESDSAPGNPQRAAQLARQRTAVDATRQKRLRNADPNRFGLRRSVLAEAGVAVVLLAVTTALTSTEPGRTEQEAAKATSSASSAAASSSDSASGALTLDMSFDTGGTDGKGVVSVDLDPARTGANEMHVYVTRPNGRAFDVPEVKVAFTLEAKDIGPLPVVPDHITTGHWSANGVQIPMAGEWKIAVTVRTSDIDQVTVSKNAQIG
- a CDS encoding ABC transporter permease subunit gives rise to the protein MAVEHPVTAPSGDQTRIHNIGYRSYDGPRLGRAYARRSLYSQSLRGSYGLGRSVKSKVLPMLLFVVMCVPAAIMVAVAVATKAKELPVDYTRYAIVMQAVISLYVASQAPQSVSRDLRFKTVPLYFSRPIETADYVRAKFAALASALFVLTAAPLLVLYVGALLAKLDFADQTKGFAQGLVSVALLSLLFAGLGLVIASVTPRRGFGIAAVIAVLTISYGAVSTLQAIAEAQNSTGAIPWIGLFSPVTLIDGVQSAFLGASSAFPGGIGPSNGEGAAYVLVVLGLIAAAYGLLIRRYRKVGL
- a CDS encoding ABC transporter ATP-binding protein — protein: MIATESLSKRFPRVTALDRLSVDVGPGVTGLVGANGAGKSTLIKILLGLSPATEGRAEVLGLDVASKGAAIRERVGYMPEHDCLPPDVSATEFVVHMARMSGLPPTAARERTADTLRHVGLYEERYRPIGGYSTGMKQRVKLAQALVHDPQLVFLDEPTNGLDPVGRDEMLGLIRRIHTDFGISVLVTSHLLGELERTCDHVVVVDGGKLLRSSSTTDFTQTTTTLAIEVTDTDACPDGTRAVREALHARGVDVLDADSALPGAGHVLLLTAQGEETYDVVRDVVADLGIGLVRMEQRRHHISEVFHDSDEQRKEAVGHGS
- a CDS encoding HAD family hydrolase, with the translated sequence MSNGFPYRLIATDLDGTLLRSDGSVTRRTRDALAAATAAGAAHIVVTGRSAPWTKPILDDLGYQGLAVCGQGAQVYDAGTHRLLTSVTLDRQLAGVALAKIEAEVGPLYLAASRDGLDGDVLVGPGYAVTGTLPAMPFTDASDLWTAPLNKIYIQHPTLSDDALAEAAREAAGGFVTVAMAGEGIVELLPLGLSKATGLSLAARRLGLKAADTIAFGDMPNDLAMFAWAARSVAMANAHEELKAVADEVTTSNEDDGVAVVLERLLG